A stretch of DNA from Desulfosarcina ovata subsp. ovata:
TTTCAAGCTTGCCCGAGGCAATTCACATTGTGACAGCGAATCGTATTTCATTGGGCCGAAATCGGTCGACAAAAAGCCATCCTTGTTACTGGTCTGGATATGGTACCCTATCGAATTCCAGCGATAATCCTCCGGCCGTTCCACGATGCCGGCCCGAACCGGATTAAGATCGATGTACGCCATGCAATTGATTAGCGTCTCCCCTTCTTCTACGATTACGCTTTTGAACCGATCGCCCCAAAAATAGCCTCGGCGACCGTGGCGTTTATTGTAAAAACGGGTAAAGTTGACTTTGATTTCGCGCATGAATTCAGAAAGGCTGGCAAGTTTTTCACGGACAAACGGTAATTGCCCTTCCCAGCCCATGGCCTGCTTTTCACCATAAAAGCGCTCCAGCCGTTCTTTAACCGCTTCATCCGTAAACGCATATTCTGGAAGCATCTTTACTAAAAGGTGAAAGTGGTTGCCCATCAGGGCAAAGCCATACACCTCAGTAAAAAACAGACCAGCCATCCGCTTGACCAAATCCAGCAAAAAATCTTTTTCAAATGCTTCCAGCGGGAAGCCATCCAGCGCAGTTCTGGACATTACATGATAAACCGCTGTCTGATCCTGAATAATCATTCGGGATACGCGGGGCATGATTACCTCTCATTCTCGTCCCAACTAATCAATCAGACGGTTGCCTACGTTGAGGCAACTTTCGATGGCCAAGTGAAAAAAGCGTTCCGTGCTACCATAGTGGATCGGATTGTCAATAAACTCGTCATAAGGAACCTTCCGGGCTTCCAGCAAATGAAGATGGTATTTATTCAGGTATTTGAGATGTTCCTTAATTTGTTCATCCATGATAGCCAACCCCTTCCAGGAAAACTGCATCAAACGCATCCCTCATGCACTTGAAATCCAGATACTGTGTTACCAAGCGTTCACGAAAATCAATCAAGGCAGCCGTACTCCTGCAGACCAGTATCTTTCCTGTCTTGAAAATTTGAAATGCCATTCTAGGTGGGGCGTCGTTCAGGATGATCAAATCAATCTCATCGGTTCTGAATGTATCGCTAAAAAGGCCGATAAGTTGAATGTGTTTGTCAAAACGCTGCCTTTTGTCCAACCGATCATCGAGTAAAATACCGAAATCCAAATCGCTCAGCGGCTTTAAAGGGCCAGTCGCCAAGCTGCCGAATGCGAAGAGAACAACGACGACCGGGTCAGCCTCAATAGCCTTGATAATTTCAGGAACCTTTTTTTGGACGTCCTTGGGTATTTTTTTGCCTTCGCGAATCATTATGTTCCTTCTTCAACCGTATTTTCTAGTAACACTTTCTGATAAACGACTTTTTTGTCACACTTCCTCCCTCCAATTATCTTTGGAAAATGAGCCAAAATATCCCAGACTGATAGATCTTTGGATGTAAGGCGAAACGCTTATTTCAGGGGAAAAATAAGCCAATCACCTTTAGCAAATCATACGGGAAATCTATTTTAAATTTTTTCGGGTGTCAACAATTTAGTATAAAGTACCTGTCCCTTTCAGTTTCCAGTCTCGAAAATCATGCGCCCACCATCGCCAATGCGGTCAGGGTCAGAGAACACTGGGGCATTGAAAACGGATTACACTATTGTTTGGACGTATCTTTCCGCGAAGACCACTGCCGGGTACGCAAAGATCATGCTCTGGAAAACTTCGTAATTCTGCGTCACATGGCCATGAACCTGCTCAAACGCGAGAAAACCCTTAAAGGCGGTATTCAAACCAAACGCCTCAAAGCGGCATGGGATGAGAATTATCTGATAAAAATCCTATCCGCATAAATTTTACTTACGATTGCCCTGCCTGACCCCGTTGTCTCGTTTCTTCGCGCTCTCTGTGACTCTGTGTGAGGCAGTTTTGTCAATAATGAAGACCTAACCCCCTTTTTTTGTTGACAACAGGGAGAAACCAGCCGTATTAATGTACATTATAACGTACACTATGGGAGGTTTGTATGAAAAATAATATAACAGCAACCGATGCACGTCGCCAATTTTTCGAAATAGTCAAAGGCGCAACTGAAAAACATCAGATATTCCGAATTCGGCATCCCAAAGGCTCCGTTGTTATGCTATCTGAAGAGGAATATGACAACTTGATTGAAACGCTTGAACTGCTGTCAACACCTGGAATGTTAAAGAGTTTGGACCGTTCCATAAATCAAATGAACAGCGGCGAGACCTATTCGATGGACGAGGTTTTTGGAGACACTTGATGTATGAAATCAGATTCACGAAAGAAGCCCTCAAGGACGTCAATAAACTAAGCCCCCGCCTTAAGTCCAAGTTGAAAGATATTCTTGAATACAGAATCAGTCCCGAACCTCATTCCGGGAAAAAATTAGTCGGCCAGCTAAAAGGGTTTTATTCGATGCGTCTAAGCTTTCAAGACAGAATCGTGTACACAATCGATGAAGAGAACAATAAGGTTTTCATCCACCGGGCCAAAACCCATTACGGTGATTGATTCTTTTCTCTTTCTAAATTACCACAGACACACACCGACTCACACGGACGTATTTGTTGGTTGGATTCGTTGAGTTCGTTGGGTTTAGGAAAAAGAAATTATCAGCTGTTTTGCCCCTTGGCTCCTCGACCTCTTGAATCCTTGGCCCCTTCATTTTTTCGCGCTCTGTGTCTCTGTAAGAGGCTATTTTGTCAAGAATGAAGACCTGACCCCGTTGTTTTTCCGTTTATCGAACGTATTAAGAACGCCATGGTGGTTATGGAACCTTTTTTATGCTCAAGCGAAACGTGTTTTGAGGAAAAAATAATTATCTGAAAAGTTGGGAATGTGAACCGATTCTTACCAAGCGAAGTGTGTTTTCTTCAATAGAATAGATTACAATTAAATCCCCACCGACATGAAATTCCCTAAAACCAGAAAAGTTTCCAATCAAATTGTGGTCCCTTGCTTCAAGTGGCAGTTCCTTCTCATCCAACAACAGGGATAAAAATTGGATATATTTCTCGTACTGAGAGTCTTTCATTTTTATTTTCTGATAATCTTTTCGATAGGTTTTCGTCCGAAATAACTTCATATGAACTATTTCGAAAATTCATCGATAGTTATATAATCACCATCCAATCGTTTGGCTTCTTCCATTGCCGCCAAGGTTTCATCGTTGGGGATTTTGATTTCAAACGGAAGCCCTTTGTGGCAAACAATCAAATTATTAAACACATTGATTGCTTGCGAATAGCTCAAGCCAAGATATTTTAAGATCTCTTTCGCTTGTCTATAGTTTTTTGTATCCACCCTTATGGTTGTTTGGGTCTTCATGTTGATAGTGCCTTTTATCAATTATCGTTTTTTCAAAAAATATCCCAATTGGGATACAAAGTCAAGAATAACCACCCTTTTGATTTTATGGAAAAGTAAAATCCACACTTCAACACACCGCAAGTATGTTCAAACACATTGAATTCCTTGAGTCCAAAATCAGTGGAAAGAAACCCGTCTTTGTTGTTGGTTTGAAGATGAGATCCCAGCGAATTCCAGCGATACTCCTCAGGCTTATCCACGATACCGGCACGAACTGGATTGAGGTCGATGTGGGGCGAGCGGGGAGGCCAAGCCAACCCCATATAATTAAGGCTAAATTGTTTCAAAGAAGGGCCGAAATACACCCTATATTGAGATTTTTGGTATTAAATTAAAAAGTGCGATATAGGATGATTCAATGGCAAGGGCAAAACGACATTATATCCCATATCAAATCTGGCATATCACCCAAAGATGCCACAAACGGGAATTCCTGCTGAAATTTAAACAGGACCGCTACCGCTGGATTCAGTGGCTGTTGATTCCCGCAATAAATGGAACGAAATTTTCAGATTAAATTGAAGCGTTTTCCAGATTCTCTGATTGATTGGCACTGGTTCAGTTGAATAGGCAATTAATTAGTCATAATTTTGAATAGTTAAATATGTTGTGCACTGAAAAGTGCTTCTGGAGTGATCTCGCATTCGAGTACTCCTAAACTAACAGCGGGCACCTTTTTGGTCGTAAAGTGAACTCTGAGGAAGTTATGGATAACCCAATAAACGTTCAACACGCGTTGAAGACCGGTTTCTGATTTTGCATATGTGTTTGTTTTTCTTCTATACGCGGAACATTTTCGGCGCATTGCAGCATTGTTGGCTTCAACGTGATTGGCGTGTGTTTCCTTATCTGTAATATGGTTTGTGGTCTCAGGGTGTTGAGGACATGTTGTCTGGTATTTTGGCCTTTTGCGTCCTTTCTTATGGGCTTGGGATCCTTTGTTTTTTACCCTGACGGTGACTCCCTTTTTCAACACTTTTCGAGGACGACCACGCATGCCAGTTTGAAAAAGCTCGTGGCATATTTCAAATAGAATTTTTCCATATCGACGTTCACCATCTGTCAGAAGGGTTATGTCTTCAGTTTGGTTGACAAGTTCCGCCAGGGTTTTGATTGCTTTTTCAAAAAGGGACCTGTCCTTTTTACCGCAGCTCATTTCCCAAATGAAACGGCTGGCTCTATCCATGAGGACAATAGTCCATCCGGAAGATTCTTCAGCAGGAACATTTTTTTTGACTTTTGTATAAAATTCATCACCTTCAATGACTGACTGGATGAACGTATGCGCCATTGAATAGATAAATAAAGTACTATAAAGATAGGAAAATTTTCTTTCCCAGGCAAGAAGGGTGTTTTTAGCGATTTTAAAGATCCGGCAGGTGGCATTGAGTGACGTTCCCTCAGTTCGGGCGTTTAAGACCTCCCAAATTTTACTGACAGGCTTTCTGATATCTTGCAGGAAGGTGTTTTTTGTTTCTGAGAATGAATATTTGCAGTCTTGACAAAGAAACATTTCCCTATCACCGTTAGAAATTGTGCGA
This window harbors:
- a CDS encoding type II toxin-antitoxin system Phd/YefM family antitoxin — protein: MKNNITATDARRQFFEIVKGATEKHQIFRIRHPKGSVVMLSEEEYDNLIETLELLSTPGMLKSLDRSINQMNSGETYSMDEVFGDT
- a CDS encoding type II toxin-antitoxin system YafQ family toxin, giving the protein MKLFRTKTYRKDYQKIKMKDSQYEKYIQFLSLLLDEKELPLEARDHNLIGNFSGFREFHVGGDLIVIYSIEENTLRLVRIGSHSQLFR
- a CDS encoding ISAs1 family transposase, which gives rise to MTFSKSYGKSILNFFGCQQFSIKYLSLSVSSLENHAPTIANAVRVREHWGIENGLHYCLDVSFREDHCRVRKDHALENFVILRHMAMNLLKREKTLKGGIQTKRLKAAWDENYLIKILSA
- a CDS encoding HepT-like ribonuclease domain-containing protein produces the protein MDEQIKEHLKYLNKYHLHLLEARKVPYDEFIDNPIHYGSTERFFHLAIESCLNVGNRLID
- a CDS encoding IS1 family transposase translates to MLLFTCKCPNCSSENIRHDYVYRTISNGDREMFLCQDCKYSFSETKNTFLQDIRKPVSKIWEVLNARTEGTSLNATCRIFKIAKNTLLAWERKFSYLYSTLFIYSMAHTFIQSVIEGDEFYTKVKKNVPAEESSGWTIVLMDRASRFIWEMSCGKKDRSLFEKAIKTLAELVNQTEDITLLTDGERRYGKILFEICHELFQTGMRGRPRKVLKKGVTVRVKNKGSQAHKKGRKRPKYQTTCPQHPETTNHITDKETHANHVEANNAAMRRKCSAYRRKTNTYAKSETGLQRVLNVYWVIHNFLRVHFTTKKVPAVSLGVLECEITPEALFSAQHI
- a CDS encoding type II toxin-antitoxin system RelE family toxin, which produces MYEIRFTKEALKDVNKLSPRLKSKLKDILEYRISPEPHSGKKLVGQLKGFYSMRLSFQDRIVYTIDEENNKVFIHRAKTHYGD
- a CDS encoding transposase, translating into MPRVSRMIIQDQTAVYHVMSRTALDGFPLEAFEKDFLLDLVKRMAGLFFTEVYGFALMGNHFHLLVKMLPEYAFTDEAVKERLERFYGEKQAMGWEGQLPFVREKLASLSEFMREIKVNFTRFYNKRHGRRGYFWGDRFKSVIVEEGETLINCMAYIDLNPVRAGIVERPEDYRWNSIGYHIQTSNKDGFLSTDFGPMKYDSLSQCELPRASLKQFNVKSEKERVRLYRKYVYETGAIPTDGKPYTKTIPGKVVTREQKKNFEISRTERFLYRTRYFTDSGIIGSREYVSNTYQQFKHLFQSKHEKKPRSVKGLDGVFSLKRLSENL
- a CDS encoding type II toxin-antitoxin system RelB/DinJ family antitoxin; amino-acid sequence: MKTQTTIRVDTKNYRQAKEILKYLGLSYSQAINVFNNLIVCHKGLPFEIKIPNDETLAAMEEAKRLDGDYITIDEFSK
- the mntA gene encoding type VII toxin-antitoxin system MntA family adenylyltransferase antitoxin — translated: MIREGKKIPKDVQKKVPEIIKAIEADPVVVVLFAFGSLATGPLKPLSDLDFGILLDDRLDKRQRFDKHIQLIGLFSDTFRTDEIDLIILNDAPPRMAFQIFKTGKILVCRSTAALIDFRERLVTQYLDFKCMRDAFDAVFLEGVGYHG